Proteins encoded by one window of Culicoides brevitarsis isolate CSIRO-B50_1 chromosome 2, AGI_CSIRO_Cbre_v1, whole genome shotgun sequence:
- the LOC134832182 gene encoding chymotrypsin-2-like yields the protein MKIALIALLAFAAVANAKVLPQSLNAGRIVGGENARLGQFPYQISLRYFGSHYCGGAIYNKRWIVTAAHCIEGMSPSYFKVVAGSEKLSSGGDTYDVVELIYHKDWNSWQLYNDIGLIKVGRDIEFNENVQPIALSSTFVGVENCVASGWGTTSYPGSAPDNLQFANVQTITNDECNQKHGSGSVIDTGICTFTKYGQGMCHGDSGGPLVCTINGRQELVGAVSWGRPCAIGYPDAFTRVYSFKSWIEETARV from the exons ATGAAAATCGCACTTATCGCTTTACTCGCCTTTGCCGCCGTTGCAAATGccaaag tTCTTCCACAATCCCTCAATGCTGGTCGTATTGTTGGAGGAGAAAATGCTCGTCTTGGACAATTCCCGTACCAAATTTCCCTTCGTTACTTCGGAAGTCATTATTGCGGAGGTGCGATCTACAACAAACGTTGGATCGTAACTGCTGCTCACTGTATCGAAGGCATGTCTCCATCGTACTTCAAAGTTGTCGCAGGATCCGAGAAACTCAGTTCAGGCGGAGACACTTACGACGTCGTAGAACTCATCTATCACAAAGATTGGAATTCGTGGCAATTGTACAACGACATCGGGCTCATCAAGGTTGGCCGTGACATTGAATTCAACGAAAATGTTCAACCGATCGCTTTGAGTTCAACCTTTGTCGGCGTCGAAAATTGCGTTGCCAGCGGATGGGGAACAACCTCGTATCCCGGAAGTGCTCCCGATAACTTGCAATTCGCCAATGTTCAAACCATCACGAATGACGAATGCAACCAAAAGCATGGCAGCGGATCCGTTATTGACACGGGCATTTGCACATTCACGAAATACGGGCAAGGCATGTGTCATGGCGACAGCGGCGGTCCATTAGTTTGCACTATCAATGGTCGACAAGAATTGGTTGGAGCTGTTAGTTGGGGACGTCCTTGCGCCATCGGATATCCAGATGCCTTTACGCGTGTTTATTCCTTCAAATCATGGATCGAAGAAACAGCTCGTgtctaa